The genomic region GAGGAAGGTCACAATTCTCGATATGCTCTGATGACTTTTGTGCAACTAGTGTGGCCAATTCATTCTCATCTGCAGTGCGCCACCAGAGACAACCATTATAGCGTGATCTGGAAGTTGTCATGTCACGGGCATATTTCTCATATCCCTCCAAGATTGCAAGATCTTCTGTCTTTACAATGTTATTGTCACAATCCTGACAAGATCTTTGGTCTTCCCTGGGGTATTCACTACCGTATGAATTATCTGCCCCAATACCCTTACCATCCACAGTTCTGAATGCaatattttgatttttcaaaacatTATCTTCTCTCTTTAAATCCTGTGTAGTTGAATCAGCTAAAGTAGAATCTTCATGTACATCAGCATTTCCTGATCTATCAGGAACAGAGTTGAAACTTCTTGGCAGGTCAGAGTTCATTTCAACGTAGTCTGTTTGATACTTTTTGTCTTTAAAGTTCTCGCACATAAAATCTCTCTGGTTTCCAAAACTAGGCTGCCACTGAAGCCACCATCTTGTTTCAGGAGACATGTTCATATTAGAATTCCAATTGTTGGGTAACTGAACAGAAGAAGAATGATCAACTCCATTTCCACTATCACAATGAGATGAATCACACTGAGATTTTGATGAAGCTGCACCAGGACAGCAGGCCAACTTTGGAGCTCTTTTTGCATCTTCCTGCATGAAACAGCGATTTGCAGTACGCTGCCAAGCAGCCCTTGCTTCAGCTGCAGCCATTATATCATCACTGAATTTATAACCTGCTACAAAACATAAAGATTATCTTATTATTCAATTACCAACTTTAGCAAGAAGTCATATTTAAGACAGCCTGCTATATATCATATTCGCATGTTTCTAGGCAACATGGAAAAGAAGGAAAGGTAACAAACAGGGCCTGAACATAAAATAGAATGGTACAAAATAACCAAtatctttgttgtttccttgtaACCTTATAGGTGTGAGACATATTGTTCACCTTGGTATGCAACATTAGATGGTTACATATGCAACTGTTCTCATACAAATTGATCAGTTACTCGCATCAACAAATTAATGAAAACATGTTACTTTTAGAGTCAAAAAGAGCGATTCTCGGAAGGAAAGTCATCTTTTCTCCATTCGTTTGGTGCATTTTCATCCCTTTCAATGTGTTTGTTGTGAATTCTGTCAAACTGGAAGCTAAAACCTATACCCAGTAAGTCCCATCCCTTATAAAATAAAAAAGGTTCTCTGCCTGGGTACTTTTTTATAGAAATCAACTAACTAAAACAGGCGTAATTATTAGAAACCATAATAGGCAACCTTGTGCATCTACAGGTTAATCCATCTTTAACTTTTACTAGACTGAGAAAATGGAAGCTAACAGTATGATCAAACTAATTCTTCTGTTTTCTTTGACACTGATGTTTTAAACCTCCCTATGGTATAACTTTTGCTGCAAATTCTTCGCAAGCTGCTTGTCAATTATATCCATAAATACTAGAAGAATATGTCTAATCTAATGAGAAAAATTAAACTAAAGGGTTATAGAATCCTCACAAACATCAGCAGAAAAAGCACA from Cryptomeria japonica chromosome 3, Sugi_1.0, whole genome shotgun sequence harbors:
- the LOC131044964 gene encoding uncharacterized protein LOC131044964 isoform X2, with the protein product MAAAEARAAWQRTANRCFMQEDAKRAPKLACCPGAASSKSQCDSSHCDSGNGVDHSSSVQLPNNWNSNMNMSPETRWWLQWQPSFGNQRDFMCENFKDKKYQTDYVEMNSDLPRSFNSVPDRSGNADVHEDSTLADSTTQDLKREDNVLKNQNIAFRTVDGKGIGADNSYGSEYPREDQRSCQDCDNNIVKTEDLAILEGYEKYARDMTTSRSRYNGCLWWRTADENELATLVAQKSSEHIENCDLPPPQFMQIRKVPLLSVDELCYRGVSEPIVHHQEKLKAIQHNVSSSSSNVSKPTSPLSVCGNMDSVPLLSGESHYSSTNAGDRAPRSGGTIKTWTEGRQSSESEGEKAQLLEALCHSQTRAREAEIAAAQAFSEKDKLLRLFLKEASHLFAYRQWFRLLQIETVCLKIKAKDQSVSWDQLRALFPLFPLMPMKQQRWVASKTSSNKRHKIGQQKFDVSAWALAVALGLSLAGAGLFLGWSMGWLLPMF